The Streptomyces pratensis genomic interval TTCCCGGGCCGGTGGGGGCGCAAGCGGCGAAAGTTCAGGCTTACCGGTGGACTCGGGCGGCCGGGCCGGGGCGCTCCGCCGGCGCAACCCCTACCGAGGACCGGCAGGCCGCTCCGCCCGGGCAAACCCCTGCCGAGGACCGGCAGGCCGCTCCGCTAGGGCGACTCCGGTCGGCCCTCGGCGGCCAGCAGTGCGCGCCCCTCCGTGGTGGCGAGGTGGAAGGACCGCCCGCCCGTGCGGACAGTGGTGATCAGGCCGGCCGCGCGCAGCACGTTCGCGTGCTGGCTGACAGCGGGGTGGGTCACCCGCAGGAGACGGGCGGCCTCCACCGTGGAGCACCCGGTGAGGGCGGCGCGCAGCAGGCCGGCGCGGGTGTGCCCGAGCAGCGGCCCCAGGGGGCCCGTGCCGTGCGGGGGGTGTTCCCCGGGAGCGGCGCCGGCCCAGTCCGCGGCATGGTGGATGGGGTACACGAGAACCGGTGGCAGGGCGTCGTCGGCCAGCGTGGTGGGTGCGGGCCAGCAGAAGAACGACGGTTGCAGCACCAGGCCCCGCCCGCGCAGATGGAGCTCCTGGTCCACGGGGTAGGCGACTTCCAGTACGGGCGGCCGCCAGCGGAACTGCGGACCGAGGCCGGCGAGCAGCCCCTCGGTGCCACGGTCGAGCAGGGTGTAGAGCCGGACGGCGCGGTCGGCGTCGACATGGGCGTGGACACGTGGCCAGTAGGGCGCGATCGCCTCCAGCTGGTAGGTGTGAAGGGCTGCGCCCAGCCTTCGGAGGGCGTCGGTGTCTCCCGCCGCCAGGGAGTGCACCCAACCCGGCAGCCGCGGTGAGGCGGCGAGCTGCGACAGATCGGTGCGCAGCCGGGGGCGCGGGGTGCTCATCAGGACGTCGAGGGTCGCCTGCAGGCTGGTGCGGTCACCGGAGGTGGGAGTGAGGAAGTCCGGGGAGTACCCGCGGGGCGGCAGCAGGCCGGCCAGCAGTGCGCGACTCCCTGAGAGCCTCGGCCGGGCCCAGTGCCGCCACGTGCCGAACACCCTTTCACCGTCGCGGCGTTGCAGGGTCTGCACGCTGTTGGCGATCTCCCAGAGGTGGTCGGGCCCCGGTGCCACCCGGACCCGCGCCAGGTCCTCGGACGTGAAGTACACCCGCAACATGGGCCCTCCATGGAGAGGCGAAGGTGCGCTGACGCCGACCGCGGGCCGTCCGGCGGGCCAACAGAGCGCCGTGCGGGAGCTGTTCCCCTCTGCCGCCTTGTCCGCCGACTGCCTTCGGGCAGGGTATCCCGTCCGCTGACGTCCACGGATGTCCCCGGTTGTCACGCGGTCGGACACTCGACGCGCCACGCACCGGCCGTGGCGCAAGCTCCTACAGACCGCGTAGCGCCTCGTGCAGGTTGCCGTAGGGGGTCCAGCAGTCAATGCTGCCGTCGTCGTACAGGCTGCCCATGTACCAGTCGTCGTCATCGGCAGGCTTCACCAGACACAGGCCGTGGAATCCGAGGACGATCTCCGGGCGTGGCATCTCGTGGGTTTCACCGACGCTGACCCACTTCACCGGCCGATCGGGATCCAGTGCGACGGCCTCTCGGTCTCCCGATACTCGCGGATCCGCTGAAGGGTCCATCCCCGGGGTGGTCGCGCGTCCGCCATCCACGGATGCTTTCACGCGCCAGGCGTAGATGACCGCTTCAGGAGCGAGGTGGGGCGAGCTGGACTCCGGCCTGCGGGATACCGACTTCGGTCTGTCTGCCCGCATCACCGGCCGGCTGGACGCAGGCGTCCCCGTGGGTCGCGCCGGGTAGGGGACTCGCCGGAGGCCGTGCACCGCCGGTGTGCGGGTTGCGCCGACGGACACGAGGAGTTGAACAACCGGAAGATCGAGAACTCCACGGGCAGGTGTGAGGAGGCCGGCCGGTGAGCGGCGACCAGCCCTGAGAACTCACTCGCCACTCACTCGCTATCAGTGACGGACAACGACAAAGGCCCGGACTCAGTGGGACTGAGTTCGGGCCTTCGTGCTTGGCACTTCAGCTGGTCGGCGAGTTGATCGCGTTGGTCCAGCTGGAGTGCCCCCGGCAGGATTCGAACCTGCGCACCCGGCTCCGGAGGCCGATGCTCTATCCCCTGAGCTACGGGGGCGACGTCACCGCGCTTGGCGGCGACGAGTGAAACCCTACCAGCTCCGGCCGGGTGTCCGGGAACAGGTATTTCCGCGTCGCCGAGGCGGGTGCGAGGCCCGACTCGCGCCTGTCGGCGCGCGGGTGCTCGACCGCTCGCGGCGGCCGCCGCCGGCGCCCGCCACCCCTCCGGGGGCGGAAGTGGGCAAAACCCGGACGCAGCTCCTCCGCCCGACCTACCCTCGAAGGGTGTCAGGGGCGTACGGCCGCGTGCTTGTTGTGGACGACAACAAGGTCATCCGGCAGCTGATCAGGGTCAATCTCGAGCTGGAGGGCTTCGAGGTCGTGACCGCGGCCGATGGCGTCGAGTGCCTGGACCTGGTGCACGAGGTCTGCCCGGATGTGATCACTCTGGACGTGGTGATGCCCAGGCTCGACGGCATACAGACCGCGGCCCGGCTGCGTGCCGACCCACGGACCGGACATCTGCCGGTCGCCCTCATCAGCGCCTGCACGCCCCCCGAGCCGGACTCCGGGACGGCCGCCGGGGTCGACGCGTTCCTGGCCAAGCCCTTCGAGCCGAGCGAGCTGGTGCGCATGGTGCGCCGGCTCGCACGCCGGGAGGATGCCGTGCCGTTCGAGGGCAGGCGTGGCGCGGGGACGGCCGGGAGCACGGCCGGCTGACCCGGTGGTGAAAGACGTCGACCGGTTCGCCGCCCGGACCGCCGCGCGCTTCTCTGCCCGTATGGCGAAACCGGTTGGCGAAGTGCCCCCCTTCCTCCCATACGCTTGTGCCGTGACCCCCGCAGATCTCTCCCGGACCGTGCTGCACGCTGTGCGCCGCGCGGTCGACGAGGACGTCCTGCGCGCGCCGGTGCCCGCGCGCGTGCGGGTGGAGCGGACACGCCCCGGCGGCAGTGGCGACTACGCCTGCGCGGTCGCCCTCCAGCTGGCCGGCCCCGCCGCACTCCCGGCGCGGGAGGTCGCCGCCCTGCTGCGCGACCGGGTCGTCGGCGCGCCCGGAATCGGACGGGTCGAGATCACCGGGCCGGGCTTCCTGAACTTCACGCTCGACGCCTCCGCGGGTGCCGAGGCCCGCGCCGCCCGCGTCCGCGAGATCCGTGAGCTGGGCCGCCGGTACGGCAGGGTCACGACGGAGGCAGGGCGACTCCACCGGCTCCACCACCCGCGCGAGGTCAGGGCCGCCGTCGTCGCCCAGGCCGTGGCCGGACTCCTTCGCACCCAGGGGGGTCAGGTGATCGTCGGCTGCACCGGGGAGCCCGACCCGCACTGGGAACGCCTGCGGGTCAGGGTCTGCTCGCGCCACGCGTCGGACGAGGCCGAGGAGAGCTCCGAGATCCGCCCCGTCCCCGCCCGTGCCACCGCCGAGGCGCTGGCCGGCCGCCTGGGCCGCGACGCCGCGCTCTGGGGGCTGCTGAGGCCCGCCGCACACGACCACGCGTCCCTGGGTGACGACCTCCTCGTGCAGGGAGAGGCCAACCCCCTCTTCACGGTCCGCCACGCCTACGCCCGCGCCCTCGCGCTCACCAGGGGTGCGGAGCAGCTCGGTTTCGGCGGCGCGTACGAGGAGGACGTCGACGCGCCCGCGCTGCATGCGGCGATCGCGGACCATCCGGGTGTCCTGGCCTCCGCCGCCCGGCACCACGCGCCCGACCGGCTGGCCCGCCACCTCGAAGCCGTCGCGCAGGCCTTCTTCGACTTCCAGGACATCCTGCCGGTGCTCCCCGTCGGCGACGAGAAACCCTCGGCCGCCCACCGCTCCCGACTGGCCCTTGCCGAAGCCGCCGGGACGGTGCTGGCAGGCGGCCTGTTCGTGCTCGGCATCAGCGCGCCCCCACACCTTTGACGAGACCTGAGAGAACAGAGCAGAACGATGAGCCGATCCGCACACCCCGCCGGTCCCCGTCACGCCGACGTCCTCCCCGAGGGCCACTACTCCGCCCCGGCCACCGACCTCAACGAGCTCGACCCGAAGGTCTGGTCCCGTACCGTCACCCGTGACGCGGACGGTGCGCTCACCGTCGGCGGGATCGAAGTCGCCCGGCTGGCCCAGGAGTTCGGCACACCCGCGTACTTCCTGGACGAGTCCGACTTCCGGGCGCGCTGCCGTGCCTGGGCGGACGCCTTCGGGACGGAAGCCGATGTGTTCTACGCCGGGAAGGCCTTCCTCTCGCGCGCCGTGGTGCGCTGGCTCAAGGAGGAAGGGCTGAACCTCGACGTCTGCTCCGGCGGCGAGCTGGCCACCGCGCTGGACGCCGGGATGCCCGCCGAGCGCATCGCCTTCCACGGCAACAACAAGACGGTCGCCGAGATCGAGCGGGCCGTCGAGGCGGGTGTCGGGCGGATCGTGCTCGACTCCTTCCAGGAGATCGCCCGCGTCTCGCACATCGCCCAGCGGCTCGGCATCCGCCAGCGCGTGCAGATCCGCGTCACGGTCGGTGTCGAGGCACACACCCACGAGTTCATCGCCACCGCGCACGAGGACCAGAAGTTCGGCATCGCGCTCGCGGACGGACAGGCGGCCGAGGCGGTCCGCAGGGCGCTCACCCTGGACGGCCTGGAGCTCATCGGCATCCACTCGCACATCGGCTCGCAGATCTTCGACATGGCCGGCTTCGAGGTCTCCGCGCGGCGCGTCGTGCAGCTGCTCGCCGAGATCCGTGACGAGCACGGCGTCGAGCTCCCCGAGATCGACCTCGGCGGCGGCCTCGGGATCGCGTACACCTCCGACGACGACCCCCGCGAGCCGCACGAGATCGCCAAGGCGCTCGGCGACATCGTGACCCGGGAGTGCGAGTCGGCCGGCCTGCGGACGCCGCGCATCTCCGTCGAGCCGGGCCGCGCGATCGTCGGCCCCACCGCCTTCACCCTGTACGAGGTCGGCACCATCAAGCCCCTCGAAGGCCTGCGGACGTACGTCAGCGTCGACGGCGGGATGTCGGACAACATCCGCACCGCGCTCTACGACGCCGAGTACAGCGTGGCGCTCGTCTCGCGCAGCTCCGAGGCCGCACCCATGCTCGTACGCGTCGTCGGCAAGCACTGCGAGAGCGGTGACATCGTGGTCAAGGACGCGTTCCTGCCGGCCGACCTGGCCCCGGGTGACCTGATCGCGGTGCCCGCCACCGGCGCGTACTGCCGTTCCATGGCTAGCAACTACAACCACGCCCTGCGTCCGCCCGTCGTCGCGGTGCGCGACGGGCAGGCGCGGGTCATCGTCCGGCGCGAGACGGAGGAAGATCTCCTGCGCCTCGATGTCGGCTGATGAAATTCACATCTCAAAATCCGGACGGGTGGCAGAATCACCCGTCCGGTGAGTGAGACTGGTCCACACATCAGAAGTATGAGAAACGAGGTCGGATGATGCGTACGCGTCCGCTGAAGGTGGCGCTGCTGGGCTGTGGAGTGGTCGGCTCAGAGGTGGCGCGCATCATGACGACGCACGCCGACGACCTCGCCGCGCGCATCGGCGCGCCGGTCGAGCTCGCCGGTGTCGCCGTCCGCCGGCCCTCCAAGGTGCGGGAGGGCATAGACCCCGCGCTGATCACCACCGATGCGACCGCCCTGGTCAAACGGGGCGACATCGACGTCGTCGTCGAGGTCATCGGGGGCATCGAGCCCGCCCGCACGCTCATCACGACCGCCTTCGAGCACGGCGCGGGCGTCGTCTCGGCCAACAAGGCGCTGCTCGCGGAGGACGGCTCCGCCCTCCACGCCGCCGCCGAGAAGCACGGCAGGGACCTCTACTACGAGGCGGCCGTGGCCGGTGCCATCCCGCTCGTACGGCCGCTGCGCGAGTCCCTCGCGGGGGACAAGGTCAACCGGGTGCTGGGCATCGTCAACGGCACGACCAACTTCATCCTCGACAAGATGGACACGAGTGGCGCCGGGTACTCCGAGGCGCTCGACGAGGCCACCGCCCTCGGGTACGCCGAGGCCGACCCGACCGCCGATGTCGAGGGCTTCGACGCCGCCGCGAAGGCCGCCATCCTCGCCGGGATCGCCTTCCACACCCGCGTGAAGATCGGCGAGGTGCACCGCGAGGGCATCACCGAGGTCACCGCCGCCGACATCGCCTCCGCCCGGCGCATGGGCTGCACCGTCAAGCTCCTCGCCATCTGCGAGCGCGCCGCCGACGGCAGGTCCGTCACCGCCCGCGTGCATCCCGCGATGATCCCGCTCAGCCACCCGCTGGCCTCCGTCCGGGAGGCGTACAACGCGGTCTTCGTCGAGGCCGAGGCGGCCGGGCAGCTGATGTTCTACGGCCCCGGCGCCGGCGGCGCCCCGACCGCGTCCGCGGTGCTCGGCGACCTGGTCGCCGTGTGCCGCAACATCGTCGGAAGGACCACCGGCCCCGGTGAGTCCGCGTACACGAGTCTGCCGGTCAGCCCCATGGGCGATGTCGTCACGCGCTACCACATCAGTCTCGACGTGGCCGACAAGCCTGGCGTACTCGCCCAGGTCGCGACGGTCTTCGCCGAACAGGGCGTATCCATCGATACGGTCCGCCAGCAGAGCCGGCCGGACAGTCAGGAAACCGGCGGCGAGGCATCCCTCGTCGTCGTCACCCACCGCGCGCCCGACGCAGCCCTTTCAGGGACCGTCGAGGCGCTGCGCAAGCTGGACACCGTGCGCGGTGTCGCCAGCATCATGCGTGTTGAAGGGGAGTAAGGACCCATGACCAGCAAGGGCACCCACCAGTGGCGCGGCATCATCGAGGAGTACCGGGACCGCCTTCCGGTCACGAGCACGACGCCGGTCGTCACACTCCGTGAGGGCGGCACGCCGCTCGTTCCGGCTCAGGTCCTCTCCGAGCGCACGGGCTGCGAGGTGCACCTCAAGGTCGAGGGCGCCAATCCCACCGGTTCGTTCAAGGACCGCGGCATGACCATGGCGATCACCCGGGCCAAGGAGGAGGGCGCTCAGGCCGTCATCTGCGCGTCCACCGGCAACACCTCCGCCTCCGCCGCCGCGTACGCCGTGCGCGCGGGCATGGTCTGCGCCGTTCTCGTGCCGCAGGGCAAGATCGCGCTCGGCAAGATGGGGCAGGCGCTCGTCCACGGCGCGAAGATCCTCCAGGTCGACGGCAACTTCGACGACTGCCTGACCCTGGCCCGCAGCCTCTCGGACAACTACCCCGTGGCGCTGGTCAACTCGGTCAACCCGGTCCGTATCGAGGGCCAGAAGACCGCCGCGTTCGAGATCGTCGACGCGCTCGGCGACGCCCCCGACATCCACGTCCTGCCGGTGGGCAACGCGGGCAACATCACGGCCTACTGGAGGGGCTACAAGGAGTACGCGAAGGACGCGATCTCCACGCACACCCCGCGCATGTGGGGCTTCCAGGCCTCCGGTTCCGCCCCGATCGTGCGCGGCGAGATCGTCAAGGACCCGGCGACCATCGCCACCGCGATCCGCATCGGCAACCCGGCGTCCTGGCAGTTCGCCCTGGACGCGCGTGACGAGTCGGGCGGCTTCATCGACGATGTGACAGACCGTCAGATCCTGTCGGCCTACCGCCTGCTGGCCTCCCAGGAAGGCGTCTTCGTCGAGCCCGCCTCGGCCGCGTCCGTGGCCGGTCTGCTCAAGGCGGCCGAGGAGGGCAAGGTCGACCCCGGCCAGAAGATCGTCTGCACCGTCACGGGCAACGGTCTCAAGGACCCCGACTGGGCCGTCGCGGGCGCCCCGCAGCCGGTCACCGTGCCGGTCGACGCGGTGGCCGCCGCCGAGAAGCTGGGCC includes:
- a CDS encoding homoserine dehydrogenase, yielding MMRTRPLKVALLGCGVVGSEVARIMTTHADDLAARIGAPVELAGVAVRRPSKVREGIDPALITTDATALVKRGDIDVVVEVIGGIEPARTLITTAFEHGAGVVSANKALLAEDGSALHAAAEKHGRDLYYEAAVAGAIPLVRPLRESLAGDKVNRVLGIVNGTTNFILDKMDTSGAGYSEALDEATALGYAEADPTADVEGFDAAAKAAILAGIAFHTRVKIGEVHREGITEVTAADIASARRMGCTVKLLAICERAADGRSVTARVHPAMIPLSHPLASVREAYNAVFVEAEAAGQLMFYGPGAGGAPTASAVLGDLVAVCRNIVGRTTGPGESAYTSLPVSPMGDVVTRYHISLDVADKPGVLAQVATVFAEQGVSIDTVRQQSRPDSQETGGEASLVVVTHRAPDAALSGTVEALRKLDTVRGVASIMRVEGE
- a CDS encoding ArsR/SmtB family transcription factor, producing the protein MLRVYFTSEDLARVRVAPGPDHLWEIANSVQTLQRRDGERVFGTWRHWARPRLSGSRALLAGLLPPRGYSPDFLTPTSGDRTSLQATLDVLMSTPRPRLRTDLSQLAASPRLPGWVHSLAAGDTDALRRLGAALHTYQLEAIAPYWPRVHAHVDADRAVRLYTLLDRGTEGLLAGLGPQFRWRPPVLEVAYPVDQELHLRGRGLVLQPSFFCWPAPTTLADDALPPVLVYPIHHAADWAGAAPGEHPPHGTGPLGPLLGHTRAGLLRAALTGCSTVEAARLLRVTHPAVSQHANVLRAAGLITTVRTGGRSFHLATTEGRALLAAEGRPESP
- the thrC gene encoding threonine synthase, which gives rise to MTSKGTHQWRGIIEEYRDRLPVTSTTPVVTLREGGTPLVPAQVLSERTGCEVHLKVEGANPTGSFKDRGMTMAITRAKEEGAQAVICASTGNTSASAAAYAVRAGMVCAVLVPQGKIALGKMGQALVHGAKILQVDGNFDDCLTLARSLSDNYPVALVNSVNPVRIEGQKTAAFEIVDALGDAPDIHVLPVGNAGNITAYWRGYKEYAKDAISTHTPRMWGFQASGSAPIVRGEIVKDPATIATAIRIGNPASWQFALDARDESGGFIDDVTDRQILSAYRLLASQEGVFVEPASAASVAGLLKAAEEGKVDPGQKIVCTVTGNGLKDPDWAVAGAPQPVTVPVDAVAAAEKLGLA
- the lysA gene encoding diaminopimelate decarboxylase — translated: MSRSAHPAGPRHADVLPEGHYSAPATDLNELDPKVWSRTVTRDADGALTVGGIEVARLAQEFGTPAYFLDESDFRARCRAWADAFGTEADVFYAGKAFLSRAVVRWLKEEGLNLDVCSGGELATALDAGMPAERIAFHGNNKTVAEIERAVEAGVGRIVLDSFQEIARVSHIAQRLGIRQRVQIRVTVGVEAHTHEFIATAHEDQKFGIALADGQAAEAVRRALTLDGLELIGIHSHIGSQIFDMAGFEVSARRVVQLLAEIRDEHGVELPEIDLGGGLGIAYTSDDDPREPHEIAKALGDIVTRECESAGLRTPRISVEPGRAIVGPTAFTLYEVGTIKPLEGLRTYVSVDGGMSDNIRTALYDAEYSVALVSRSSEAAPMLVRVVGKHCESGDIVVKDAFLPADLAPGDLIAVPATGAYCRSMASNYNHALRPPVVAVRDGQARVIVRRETEEDLLRLDVG
- a CDS encoding response regulator gives rise to the protein MGKTRTQLLRPTYPRRVSGAYGRVLVVDDNKVIRQLIRVNLELEGFEVVTAADGVECLDLVHEVCPDVITLDVVMPRLDGIQTAARLRADPRTGHLPVALISACTPPEPDSGTAAGVDAFLAKPFEPSELVRMVRRLARREDAVPFEGRRGAGTAGSTAG
- the nrtL gene encoding ArgS-related anticodon-binding protein NrtL, which encodes MTPADLSRTVLHAVRRAVDEDVLRAPVPARVRVERTRPGGSGDYACAVALQLAGPAALPAREVAALLRDRVVGAPGIGRVEITGPGFLNFTLDASAGAEARAARVREIRELGRRYGRVTTEAGRLHRLHHPREVRAAVVAQAVAGLLRTQGGQVIVGCTGEPDPHWERLRVRVCSRHASDEAEESSEIRPVPARATAEALAGRLGRDAALWGLLRPAAHDHASLGDDLLVQGEANPLFTVRHAYARALALTRGAEQLGFGGAYEEDVDAPALHAAIADHPGVLASAARHHAPDRLARHLEAVAQAFFDFQDILPVLPVGDEKPSAAHRSRLALAEAAGTVLAGGLFVLGISAPPHL